From Homalodisca vitripennis isolate AUS2020 chromosome 1, UT_GWSS_2.1, whole genome shotgun sequence, the proteins below share one genomic window:
- the LOC124355313 gene encoding uncharacterized protein LOC124355313 — MFIESEDPDIICLSEHHLRDFEFEVASFYGYNGITAYCRKTLHKGGVCIYGKSSIKSEVIDVSRFCLEGRCELAAARFHLSNTSFLIITAYKPQPFSSSIQEHETFYRCLSECLEKIISPDIRTIVVGDFNVDLSVSDGKVDDLIYTMASHDLENKVKSYTREFKNSKSLIDHVYTDLPDDVCSCSVLITALSDHHALVISVKLPTSSDSSHPKYYLKRSFSDDNIRIFKYLIGKETWSNVYEAGTINDKMRLFQSSISFYFEQAFPEKKRRVCKGASRSKVSLSDHQLKLRDMVLQWYCFTKDLDSSDLKRKHYLSLKREYRSCVRLVKSSKVLDVIQKSSNKVKTMWEIVNESRGKNQSPCNVPRTVKDDKGVDISDPKLVSNMFNKFFIDVSNSASTSSSIPHSYVQPGLCTSSFFLSPVTRREITDIIRSLKPKTSSGCDRISSKLLMSCSECFVDPLVHLINCSFEGGVFPDLLKLSVVKPLLKKGREDDLDNFRPISITSTFFKDI, encoded by the coding sequence ATGTTCATTGAATCTGAAGATCCAGACATAATTTGCCTTTCGGAACACCATTTAAGAGACTTTGAATTTGAAGTTGCATCTTTCTACGGATATAATGGCATCACAGCCTACTGTCGAAAAACTCTTCATAAGGGAGGTGTATGTATTTATGGTAAGTCTTCAATCAAATCTGAGGTAATAGATGTCTCACGTTTTTGTCTGGAAGGCAGGTGCGAGCTTGCTGCTGCCAGGTTTCACCTTAGTAACACCTCATTTTTGATAATCACTGCTTATAAGCCACAGCCTTTTTCCTCCTCAATACAGGAGCACGAGACATTTTACAGGTGTTTATCAGaatgtctggaaaaaattatAAGTCCAGATATCAGAACCATTGTTGTGGGCGACTTCAATGTCGACTTGTCTGTGTCTGATGGTAAAGTTGATGACTTGATTTACACCATGGCTTCTCATGACCTTGAAAATAAGGTAAAATCTTATaccagggaatttaaaaactccaagtcCCTGATTGACCATGTTTACACCGATCTCCCTGATGACGTTTGTAGTTGTTCCGTTTTAATTACTGCattgtccgatcaccatgcactgGTGATCAGTGTCAAACTACCCACTTCAAGTGACTCAAGTCATCCTAAGTATTATCTCAAGCGATCGTTTTCTGAtgataatatccgtattttcaaatatctaattgGCAAAGAAACGTGGTCTAATGTTTACGAGGCTGGaactataaatgataaaatgcgtCTATTCCAATCTTCAATCTCCTTTTATTTTGAACAGGCTTTtcctgaaaagaaaagaagagttTGCAAAGGTGCCTCACGCAGCAAAGTGTCCTTGAGTGATCACCAATTGAAACTTAGAGATATGGTTCTCCAGTGGTATTGCTTCACTAaagatttggattcttctgatCTGAAGAGAAAGCATTATTTATCATTGAAGAGAGAATACAGGTCTTGTGTTAGGCTTGTTAAGTCATCTAAGGTGCttgatgttatacaaaaatcttcTAATAAAGTCAAAACTATGTGGGAGATCGTTAATGAAAGTAGAGGGAAGAATCAGTCTCCATGTAATGTCCCCCGCACCGTCAAAGATGACAAGGGAGTTGATATCAGTGATCCAAAACTGGTCtcaaacatgtttaacaaattctttattgatgtgtCTAATAGTGCATCAACCTCATCCAGTATTCCTCATTCTTATGTGCAGCCTGGATTGTGTACATCTTCATTTTTCTTATCACCAGTTACTAGGAGAGAGATAACAGATATCATCAGGTCTTTGAAGCCAAAGACGTCTTCTGGCTGCGACAGGATATCATCTAAATTGCTTATGTCATGTAGTGAATGTTTTGTTGACCCACTCGTTCACCTTATTAACTGTTCATTCGAAGGTGGAGTTTTCCCAGATTTGTTGAAGCTTTCTGTTGTGAAGCCCTTGCTCAAAAAAGGAAGAGAGGATGATCTCGATAATTTTAGACCAATATCTATCACATCAACGtttttcaaagatatttga